TTGGTAACGTGGTTGCGGGTGAGTAAGGTTTACCCGCAGCCACACATAATTCTATTTGGTAAGTAAAATATTCTGCTTTTTATTGGTAGGGCCCACAAAAAGTTGAATTAAAACCGTGGTTCAGGAGAAGCaacattttgctgcttctcctgATTTTAGAAAGctggaacagtggagccatgctcctcTGTACAGTGTGAGTGCatcaatttaggttttttttttaattttgaaaaaccagaaaaagttgagtttaggtttttttttttttttctgaaaaaaccAGATAAAATTACATGATTTCGCTCGTATTATTCACgtgaacgtgaacaatattttttttcatttttttttttaaatcatgaaaactgtagtttttgtcgaatgaattttgtacgtaatgaaattgtaaattttttttttaaaaaaatgagttttagttgaaaaaatagtatttaatattatttaataatactacataaattaaaaggatatagcatgatgacgtagcatttgtgaaatttaatcacaattccaattatgttattgccgTGTccgacccaattaaaaaaaaaataatttttatttgtattttaattgtgttttatttaaaaaattagaaggagatcacttTGATGACGTGAgcaaaaaatttagtttttgttgttgcatgtttaagaaaccatgaaaaatatagttattgttggatagatttcgtatgcgatgacattacatatagtttaatagaacaataaaaaatatttgatatcaatattatttatttcatgatgtaataataatagttaaatctacaatatttaaattaaaagtattttttaattatttttataacctcaatttgaaaagcatttttttaaccaaacacattaaactactttttgttcaacctcaatttcaaccacagttttaaccaaacatatattttttcaaaattaacctcaactaaaagtactttttataaaataattttttttaaaactacaaccacaacaacaacaacgtaataaccaaacacacccttagttGAGTACTTCATGCCATACTTATGCAGCTTCAGCTTTTGGCTTTTGCACGtggttaattaattatatgccttcatcttctctctctctctctcacacacatatatattaaaaaaagaaaattaataacataGTTAGTACGCTCTATAATCAAGATGCAAGTGGAAAACATTAGTTCGACCCTCAGCTTTTCCGTGCCATGATCGAGATTTCTTTCCGGTTTTTGGCCATCAAATTCTACCACCTTCTCCTCACTTCACATCTCTCTATTCTCCTTGGTAAGAGAGAGGTGCCAATGTCCAAACCCTAGGCCAGTCATCACTTCCACTTGCTGTTCAAGCAGCGAgtgttaattaaataatcacGGGCTACACGTCGTTTCCTACTAATCTCTTGTTGGGTTAGTTTTAATCTGATTGATACCACGATCCACGATATCTCTTCAAGCTTCTCAAGAATCAGTCAGGGAGCTCAGCTCATGAACTACCAGCACACAGGACACTAGGAAGCAGGAAGCTCGTGCTCAGCGTTTGCATCGCCCGAGCGATCTCTTAGCGGACCAAGACGCTTCAGGTGGATACAAAAATGTATAATTAGTTTTCTACTCTCTGCTTTAGTACggcaacatttttatttttctccccgGAGTCTTTTTGCAGATCGAAACACCCAATCATCAACAGGAGCGGTCTCCACACTCAAAATCCCAAGATGGCTCTTTCCTATCACTAAGTGGCCACTTGTCAGCATCACATGCGCATGCGTGGGAGCCAACTCTCTTAAAATAATTCGAAGGTAGTGGTGACCTTCTGTTTCCAAGAGAATTTTCCTTCCCTGGTCCACtgaaaagtttttatatatatatatatatatatatatatatatagctgtaTTGTGTGTACATTTAGGTTCTTTATCTCTTCTCTGCGTGCAGAAGGAGAAAATTGCATTCCAAAAATATTCAAGACATCATTAtcatacctttttatttttatttttatgatggattggctaaatgataaaataataaaaaagaaagaccaTTAGTGGAatacatatgtatatatatatacacacacactgtTGAGAGATTCGATTAAATCATgtactataaaattaaaatataaccgAAAATGTTAAATCCGAGACCTCCAAGAAAAAAGCCTGCTCGTCCttgaaaagaaaacttgaagGTGCAGGGTGTCGGAGCATGATGGGCCATGCAACCCATAGTGGTGAAAGTCTTGGAAGAAATCCAAGGCACTTCGAGCGGTTCTCTGCTTCCTGCGACCAGGAGTCTAGTTTCGAACTTTTTACCTGACTATGGAGGGGGGCCCATGGTGCAGCTCTCCAGCAAAAAGCATCCTCCTTTTCTCCCATAATCCCTTGCATCCTCAAAACAGATTCCATCCCAGATATAACTTATGCTTGgacaccttttttttatatataaaacaaataatatataggcttttttaatgtatttttactataaaaattaatcattaattgaaaaaattatgtatttatttagttaaataaattgatgactgtttgtgttaataaatatatatataaaaaaaaaatattattgtaccTATTTGACTTGTTTCGCTTGCATTtcagctaatttttttttaacaccaaaaaataaatatattggtgttgttacatattttttattttttgacattgaataaaaaatatagttgtaaATTGAAAAGTCGGTgctttcatttaataaaataaagtgagGATCATGTGCAATAATAAAGACGTATaagatttcaaattattttttagcataatagaaaaaataggaCAATATTGTAAGTGCATTTCATTTCGTTGtatcataattcttttaatcaataaatttaaacaaaacaaaataagtcTTAAAATGTATGAACtggtaaattaaaaagaaaatgctaCTAATAgcaataaaattctaaaataaaaagataatcatTCTTATGGTGAGCAAGAACCACTTATCTAGTTTATCCTTCTATGTATGGATGATGACATGTTATTGGAAACCTAACCTAAATATGACTCTTGAGTtattagaaggaaaaaagactAGGATTTATTGTTATAAACTAGTGTTATTAAACCATGTTGGCTTGACATGTCAATCCAAATCTTGTTTGGGCTAATTTTCATGTCAAATTTATGAGAGTTGACTCAGTCAAGCCTGGTTGACCTAGTGAGTAAGTTAATGACCCATTCGACCAAGTCAGAGCTCAAATGAGACCCGGtgtagcttattttttttttcttcaaaataaatggcTTTAACTTTTTGTTTAAACGACATGATTTTAGATTAACCCTAGTTAATTAAAATGGGTTCATCCAATCCATAATTCGAGCCTCAAACCAGGTTATGACCCTCACCATATCTCATGTAACTATTACATAAAACTTGTTTGggtaaaaatcttttttttttttttttttgtatttcaattttgatttcctatttttaaattaaaatttttaattttagatcattttgtgtaattaatatttttttccaagtcaATCCCTCGACATTTAATTGGTGGGGAATTGagtttaatggttttttaagGTAGGGTGCTTCTGGTTTAACGAACTAAGTCAcggatttgaaaagttaatatagtctgacattgtttttttaacttatttttttttagttttgtgatttttgtatttttttctacaGGGTTATCATGATTTCATGACATTGATTGcgagtttgacatgttaacatATGCTACTCACCTCTTATTCTCCGAGTTATAAATCTGTCATCTTAACTCAAATTGATgcaatataggtttttttttttaatcctttttaaactatttttttcttttatatttaataggttaaaaattgagttaaatcgtttgttttttttttttacaaaaatgtatttttaggttattgtttgtcatatttttttaatttggtatatTTTCTttcgctattttttttttatcatttgattaaagTAAACTAACTTAATTAATCTGGTGAGGTTTTTAACTCTAGTCgtctattgtttttcttttttaaaaaaacatattgttttcagtggaaaaaaaaagcaCTGTAACACAACATATATCCACGACTAATCTCAAACCAAATTTTACTGTACTCGGCTGGCACCAATGAACATGTATATTTACAAAGGCAAGACggcaagataattttttatgggCAAATAGAGGGTCGATTTTACTTGTATTAAATTCAGCCCCCGATTGGGTTTGCAGCATAAATAGAGGaggtcaaaaaataattttttaaaattattttaatatgttaacattaaaaataaattttaaaatatttttaaataaaacatactttaaaaaaaaattatctaatattTCCAAAGTCATGTAAAAGGATAAACATTGATCAATAAATCAAACCTTTAGAAAAATTTAGCCAGTGTGGTTAGTCTAACGTCATGACATGACTAACTGACCCGAATATGTTTATTATAGTAGTTTGGTTGACAATTGTTTGAGTGGCTAAATTATTCTGTGGACTGACAAAGCCACTCTTCTTtatagttaaatatattttctcagtgctcactttatttttcttttgattaagtttataaaattttcttatttatagttACTTTACCGTAGGTTTAAAATTCAGTAATAAAAATTTGggattaaaaagattatttttttttatgatttaaagttGGAGCCTTATGGTtgctattataataatttactaggggcttacatgattattaacttcATGACTCGTGGATTAGTCGAGATGCACAAGTTAACCGGACACCTATGTaaccatgttaataaaaaaattcaaccattAGATTTAATGGGTTAATCTAAATCTAAAACCGGAtgagttttaacaaaaataataaaaaaaaaactcgtgtgatttgattaaaaacttaagttaatttgaaaatttttaataaaaagttcaGTTGAAActtgttaattatttattttttaacaaaaaaaacaatattaccgTGCTTTGTAAAAGAGACTATGATATTTACATTTCGTTTGAAGAGATaacataaagattaaaatagGGTTAATCTAGTCAATAGTACGACTGCATGAGTAGAAATATATCCatcctgatttatttttttgctgcttcaaaagatcaaaatacCCACTTCTCATATCCAGGGGCACCATCATCTCCAGGCCATTTTCCACAAACTGAAGCCCAATCCAGTCCATcagaaaaaaagaatccaatcCAAGCAAGCTGCTTTTCAATTTCCTCACCTCCCAAAACAACAGAAAAAACCAGAAACACCATTAATCCCGCCAGCCAAAACTACCAAAATGAACGAAGATCCCAGCAGGGCCGAAGCCGAACGCCTCCTCGGAATCGCTGAGAAACTCTTACAATCACGAGATCTCAGTGGCACAAAAGACTTCGCAGTTTTAGCTCAGGAAACGGAACCCCTTCTGGAAGGCCCAGATCAGATCTTAGCCGTTGCTGATGTTCTTTTGTCAGCTGAAAAACGCGTCAACAATCAACACGACTGGTACTCGATCTTGCAAATCAGCCAGAAAACTGACGATTCCTTCCTCATAAAAAAGCAGTATCGTCGCCTTGCATTACTCCTCCATCCAGACAAGAACAAGTACCCTTTCGCCGACCAAGCCTTCAAGCTCGTCGCTGATGCTGGGGCTGTTTTGTCTGATACTGCTAAAAAAACTCTGTACGATAATGAATTGAGTCTGTTTTCGAAGATTGATTTGTCTGCTTCTGGGAAATTACCAGTCAGGAGAAGCCAGAGACCGGTTGATGATAAAAAGGCTGAAAGTGTgaaaattaatgttaataatGTGAGTAATCAACAAGAAGGGTCCCAGAAAGCGAAATTGTCTTCCTTTTGGACTGCGTGTCCGTATTGTTATATTTTGTACGAGTATCCTGGGGTTTATGAGAATTGTTGTTTGAGGTGCCAAAATTGCCAGAGAGGGTTTCATGCTGTTTCAATACCCTCTTTGCCTCCTTTGGTTCCCGGGCAGGAGTGTTATTATTGCTGCTGGGGGTTCTTCCCTTTGGGATTTACACCTGGTACTGCAGGGAGTGGAGGGAAAAATGGCGGGGTGGGTTCAGGGTTTCCTAATTGGATGCCGCCAATGTTTGGGACAGAGCAGCAGCAAGGAGGTGATAAGGGTGGTGGCTATGTAGGGGCAAATGTGGATGATAAGAATGGTGGCGGTGGCGGCCGTCGTGGTGGTGGTGTTAGTGGTAATGGTGCAGCTGCCACACCAGTGAGGGTTGGTGTGGAGAGCAGGGATAGAGTGGTGAAGGTTTCTGGTGGGAGTGCAAGGGGCTCGGCCGGGAATGCAATGGGGATGCCAGGGCCAAGGAAGAGAGGAAGGCCTAGGAAGTACCCTGTGCAGGCGTAGTTTTTGAAGGCCGATGTGTAGTCAGTAAGTGCAGTGTGATGGAATGGAATGGGACGTGCAGGTGTTGGTGGCTGAAGGATGGGAGTCCTTTTGCAGCTGGGTAGGTTCTGGGATTTCACAGGTATTGTTGATGTAAcctttttgctttttgttgttttgtagaGTTCAAATGTTATAATGCAACTGACTGGGTTGATTGATATGTAACATTTTATGATGTGTAGCAATATCATTTCAATAGTTTACGGATCTGTACAAGTTGTTCTGCTTTtggttaaatattcattttgtaGGATCAGTCCTATGTTGAACACTTTAGGCATTTAGTACCAAAAAGAAATGCAGGCATTGTAAACGAGCTTGTTGATTTGCAATGTTAAAATGTGCGAGTAAATGTTACTTAAAAGTTCAAGGTAATAGTTTTTTTCTGACATATTGCTCTCCATGTCTGCATAAGTACTTTCCCTGTTGTCTTCATACCCTATAGCTACCTGCACCATTGCCGCACTACCAGTGCTTCTTTTAGCTGCCATTAACATTGGTGTTAATGTTTTGAGTTTTCTCCAGATATATCAATTGATTCACTACAGTTTTTAATCATGTTGACTAGACAAGTTCCATAGCAGCCTTATTACtgaaagtcaattaaaaaatcgTGATCTCAGTCATCCTGCAGAAATTAGATGATCTGTTTTGCTGAACATTATGTCAATGGAGTTTTAGGGGCATGATATGCTAGATTCTTGAAGTTTGAAAGGTCTTCAGCATAATTTTGGTTCAAATGCATGTATATCATTAGAAGTAGTTTCTAGTTCCTTTCATCAGACGGCTCAATGGAATGTcgtttaattcaattaatagaAGTAGTATTGTCCTTGTTTCGTAGTCATTCCTGTGATGTCCTGGCTCTGCAATGGGAAGTCCATTTCGAGGCACCAGGTTTTGTTTCTAAACTTGTTTCCGTTTATGTTGGATAAGTTCCTTTATTCTCTGCACCTGTTCACTGGGAATTGCATGCGTGTCCACATAACCGGGCAAGGCGTGTTTTTTAGGTCAATCTACTAAAATGCACGATTCTGTGTTTTTCAAACATGATGGTTGCTTTGTTGGTAAAAAACCCAAATctgcatacaaaaaaaaaaagttgtttttagttCAAGCGGAAATATAAGCCACGTGGCCagcttttagttttttccttattttcttttctggcTGAAGCAGTTTTTATTATCTTCATAGTCATCCCTTGTTGCTGGATCAAAGCTGAATAGAAGTAGAAGAAAGTTGAAAATTACTGTCAACAGGCATCTAATATAAATAGCTTTGTTCTGGTAGGGTAAGGTAAAGAAATTCTGCAGGTGAGCGTTCTTTGGTTGATTTAGCAATTTGGCAGTGGAGGATCGAGCGGTCTTTCAGCTTCGATTCAGTTGTGGCAGGCTTAATTAACTGGAAATACCtctgatttaattaatttacatcGGCTTAGAGTTCATATGTATTTTTCCAAACAGCCACAGGACTCTGAAATCTACCGATTCTCCAGGCTTGGAGCTCTGCTCGAGCTTGGGCCTTCGATACCAAGTTTAGCGCGGGGATGGTGAAACCAGACCACGGGTGACGCAAAGCATCCCGGGCAGTTCAAAGCTGGTTTTGTTTTgcaattgtttttgtgtttgcgTGGGTGCAATGAATGTAATAAGGTTTTTGgtaacaaattaaattgtattttgaacTGCAGAgcccattaaaaaattaaatgtaatatttacatgtttttttaattaaattttgtaaaattttgtttgtttttatattttaaaaatatttttgaaaaaattaaaaaaaaaattattttagattaatatttttttatgtttttagtatcaaaaataattttttttttttaaaaaaaattaatgtatttataaataaaaaatactttgaaaaacaattacaataatatttttaaactcaattcaaatatattttacatgttttttgttatatataaattttaactataatttttatcaaacatgtaTTTATATCTAACTAATTATATCTaaccatatttattttaaacttatttttttaaaatcataaccaTAAAAGCTATAAAGTTTAGTATGAGGATGgtgtttcaaatttgattttttaatgaatcttgtagtaaaaaacataatttgatttgTTACCCAACAATGCAAATACAAAAGCAGTTGCAAAACAATCACAGGTTTACTGAATTCTACTCAGCTGTCTCCACTTTCTCCCCATTGACCTCTATCTACTGAATGAACAATCACAGTCCGAGCTTGTAACTCTTATGGAAATCGAATCTAATCCATTTCTTCACTCGGGCCTAGATTTCTTTTGGACAATGCCCATACGAGCTTTCCACATTTCCGAGTGACCTGCTGGTGGGGGTTTAAGGTATCTGAACAAAATCTTTTGAAGACTTCTGAACATTTGCGAGTGAGCATATCATTTACAGGCAAGGTCCTTTAAAGTACACGGGTTGCTTGAAAACTAACAGAAGATAGAAGGAAGAGAAGCACTAGACGGTAAAAGAATGGACCTAATTTTTCCTCGCATGAAACACAATGGGAAAGGCAAAACTAGGTGGACATTGGTCGAACAGTTTATGAGCATgtccaaaaccaaagaaaatatgaaatccATTTTGAACAAAGTAGAATGAAATGGAAATGTAAAAACACAATCCAAGACTAATAACAGACACGGCAAAAGAGCCTCTCAGGAAGTTGCAGAGGAGTTGGATAGCCTAAGACACTCACTTTGGCACCTCCGGAGGCAAATATCATTCCAGTTAGGCACCTGGTGTTGATTGACACAAACAGTTCTCGCACATGCATCAGCACAAGCATCAAGCTCAGAAACACCGCAAACGGTAACACAAGTATCAATAGTTGGGTCTTTAGATAATGCACCAACCTTCTTTAGCATCCTCTTCGAAGTGCATACCCTCTCGCAAACAAAGATTTCATCGGAGCTCTTTTCACGGCCTCTGGCGCTCTTTAACCTCTGCTCATCAgctcttcttttcttcatcctTAATGCTTGCCCTGCAATTATAGCTGGTATTGCTGCCCCTAAAAGAGACCACCATGGGTCCACCATTGCTCTTCTCTTCAACACACAAGCTCTTCGAATTTATCACCAGGAAGATTCCCTCCTGTGTACAAACACTTgagatatcaaattaaaaaataagcaacATCGGTATTAGatacaattgaaaaacaaaatcccaataaatagaaattagaaCAGAAATGAAATTTCCAAAGGATTCATACGTGTTTTTCAGAAGATATAAGTTGGTTGATTTATTTGACCTAATTTCCCTTGAAATagttttatccctttttttatgGATGAAACATTAGTTAATAAAGATCAACCAAACAGAAATTGTCTGCCCAGTAAAGAACAGTTACTGAAGTACAATAAAGAGAGAGATGGAGAGCTTACTGAGCTGGAAATGGTGGTGGATCCTCGAGGGACAGAGGGTTTAGTTTTAgatggagaaagagagagagacggCTCGAGAgagaggggaagaaaaaaattcgGAAAGAAGGCAATGCGCGGACTCGGGCATGTGTTTTTACATCCAACGGCTTAGGATTGTTCTTGTTTTGTGGGACCATGGTTTTAGATCAGTGCTTGTCACGTGAATTTATTTTGGCGGATATAATCGTAGTTTGAGTACCTGAACTTTCTAAAAGtttctattttagtttttttttttctttttctgagttcctaaactcttcaaaatcatcaatcaaaacattttttttacgaTGGACATTAAAATTAGGAATGTTTGGATCTGCGGTCactttttaaacattttaatttcaagttaaatttttatttattttaaaattaaaaattaatcttataaaataaaaaatattctttttaatacatttttaaataaaaattattttaaaaaaccaatctcTAGCATTgttataaaagtattttgatacacatgcatataaaacatataaaacgtTGTAGTTTCTTGTGAGGATTGCTGCCTGTCATAGCAGTAGATGAATCAAGTCAATCGTAACTTAACTAAAGCTCATTTTAACAAAGCTACGtttttaaaactcattttcaaacGAGTTTCCACGGCTCATGAGCTTCCACGGCTCATGAGCTTCCACAAATTTATTTTCTGTGCAATTCGGTTTTTTTAACAGAGTTGTTTCCGCTTATTCCCAAAAAAATAGCCCCAGCACAGACTTGTTGGCAGCTAAGAACCCTAACAAATCATGCAGGCGTATTCATGGAAAAATCATAATTCCTACacataaaatattgttaatCGTTTTATTGACCAGTGACTGCCTTCTTTCATGGCAGATTCCAAATCGCCAGCGATGACTCCGGAGATCCACTATCCATATCGGCTGCTTTGTCGTTCAGGCGAAAGGTGACACGGGAGGAGTCCGAGAAGAGTTGGCCTGATTTATGATAAAAGAACAGCCTCAGTAAAAGCAGCAGACGTCAATCATGAACAAGATTGTCACCAAGCCCACTAAGATCTGACCTCCCTACAGTCAGAAAGACCTGACGAGGCCCATCTAGTGTTGAGCTCTGTGGACCCACGAGCACCCAACTGGAGGCGGAGGAAACATTTGGACCAATTGCGAATCTCAAtgattaaaatttcattttacgTAGTTAGTAGCTCGTTGGATTTTATAGTTagtttttaataagaaaattcaaattattatttttaaaattaattatttagacTCACCTAACATGGTATATCATGCTGCTAGTTAAAATTTTTCAACAAAGTTGGATCATCCTACAAAGAGGAAAACACTCAAATGCAAGTTTGAGTTTTTCTTACAAGATGAATTGTgtgtttttgtattgtgatgaaaaatatttttttaaaatgttaaaaatattttttatttaaaaatatattaaaataatttattttcatatttttttatattagcacataAAAAAAGCACTGAAAAatcagtttaatattttttcatatcaaatgcATGTTGAATTGTAATGTCAAAAAGCCATGAAGGCTAAAAACTCATCAACATCAAACTTATCTttgtaaaatcaaatcaaaactgtTCACATAAAATGTGGCCAAattagaaacaaataaaaaaaaataaagagtattaatttaaaatgaaataaaaaattaaatgtaagctaaaaaaatacatacaaaaaagtgaggatattaattaatgattttgaaaaaattaataagaaatagaaaaaaaaaaagtgagctCGCGTGCCTGGTCAACACTCAAACATAATCATGTTTGAATCTGAAAACCCAAGGCCATGTGCTTGGGCTtgtatataagaaaagaaaaataaatttttagaccaaaataaaaacttatataatttgaaattagccatatattttctttgtattttacatttcaattctctttcttctaattttgatctttctaccacaattttaaatttagggGCCGTTTAAAATGGCATTTCAGACggagtttttattaaaaaaaatgaatttttttttaatttttttattattttgatgtgttattgtcaaaataaatattattttgatgtattttttgagtgaaaaaacactttaaaaaacaatcgctaCTACATTTCAAAACACCTCTTTAGTCTTAtctaattaaactataaaaagattaaaatagaaaaacaaaataagaaaaaaaaaaaaaggataaaaaaacccaTCGCATctcatttaatataaatagCGGAGGAGCCGGAAAAAACCGAATTCTTTGTAGTATATTTGCAAATCAGTAATCGTAAAATATGGGGTACCTTTCGATCCTTCCTGCT
This is a stretch of genomic DNA from Populus alba chromosome 11, ASM523922v2, whole genome shotgun sequence. It encodes these proteins:
- the LOC118031553 gene encoding uncharacterized protein; translation: MNEDPSRAEAERLLGIAEKLLQSRDLSGTKDFAVLAQETEPLLEGPDQILAVADVLLSAEKRVNNQHDWYSILQISQKTDDSFLIKKQYRRLALLLHPDKNKYPFADQAFKLVADAGAVLSDTAKKTLYDNELSLFSKIDLSASGKLPVRRSQRPVDDKKAESVKINVNNVSNQQEGSQKAKLSSFWTACPYCYILYEYPGVYENCCLRCQNCQRGFHAVSIPSLPPLVPGQECYYCCWGFFPLGFTPGTAGSGGKNGGVGSGFPNWMPPMFGTEQQQGGDKGGGYVGANVDDKNGGGGGRRGGGVSGNGAAATPVRVGVESRDRVVKVSGGSARGSAGNAMGMPGPRKRGRPRKYPVQA
- the LOC118031554 gene encoding uncharacterized protein At5g64816, whose protein sequence is MVDPWWSLLGAAIPAIIAGQALRMKKRRADEQRLKSARGREKSSDEIFVCERVCTSKRMLKKVGALSKDPTIDTCVTVCGVSELDACADACARTVCVNQHQVPNWNDICLRRCQSECLRLSNSSATS